In Leptospiraceae bacterium, one DNA window encodes the following:
- a CDS encoding diaminopimelate decarboxylase codes for MNEIESLKFLTPKQVREIAEEYGTPVFVYSQIEIEKNADEALRFPNEFGLLVRYAMKANSNSTILQILRNKGIHIDASSEYEVERAILAGYKPEEIMLTSQQFPINLKKIVERGSFYNACSLRQLEEFGKIFPNKELSIRINPGMGSGGTKKTNVGGHTSSFGIWFEYIDEVKAIQKKYNLNISKIHSHIGSGSDPEVWKSVASHTLKFAEVFEKCSIVNLGGGFKVARMSDEITTDFQKIGHPVKELFIDFYKKTGRKLKLEIEPGTHLIANSGCIITIIDDIVNTGKDGFQFIKLNTGMDTNTRPSLYSARHPLISISKSEIGKREIKNYVVVGHCCESGDLFTQENGGDPVSRKIEEAEIGDYMVMEGCGAYCSSMSTKNYNSYPEAEELLVSMSGKIIRIRKKQTLEQMIQNELDIFF; via the coding sequence ATGAATGAAATTGAAAGCCTTAAATTTCTGACTCCAAAGCAAGTTAGAGAAATTGCAGAAGAGTATGGGACTCCTGTCTTTGTTTACTCTCAAATAGAGATCGAAAAAAATGCAGACGAAGCACTTAGATTTCCGAATGAGTTTGGACTTTTGGTGCGTTATGCGATGAAGGCAAACTCAAATTCTACAATATTACAAATCCTTCGTAATAAAGGAATTCATATTGACGCAAGCTCCGAATACGAAGTTGAAAGAGCAATTCTTGCAGGTTATAAACCAGAAGAAATTATGCTGACTTCTCAACAATTCCCAATCAATCTAAAAAAAATTGTAGAAAGAGGAAGTTTTTACAATGCGTGCTCTCTAAGACAATTAGAAGAATTCGGAAAAATTTTTCCAAACAAAGAATTATCTATTCGGATTAATCCCGGAATGGGATCAGGAGGAACAAAAAAAACCAATGTAGGAGGGCATACTTCTTCTTTTGGGATTTGGTTTGAATATATAGATGAAGTGAAAGCAATTCAAAAAAAATACAATCTAAATATTTCTAAAATTCATTCTCACATAGGCTCAGGCAGCGATCCTGAAGTTTGGAAATCGGTTGCAAGTCACACACTGAAATTTGCAGAAGTTTTTGAAAAGTGTAGTATTGTAAATCTGGGCGGTGGATTTAAAGTTGCAAGAATGTCTGATGAGATCACAACAGATTTTCAAAAAATTGGTCATCCGGTAAAAGAATTATTCATAGATTTTTATAAAAAGACTGGCAGAAAATTAAAATTAGAAATCGAGCCTGGAACTCATCTAATCGCAAACTCAGGATGTATCATTACAATAATTGACGATATTGTCAATACAGGTAAAGATGGATTCCAATTTATTAAATTAAACACAGGCATGGACACAAATACAAGACCTTCTTTGTATTCTGCGAGACACCCATTAATTTCTATATCTAAGTCAGAGATCGGTAAACGAGAAATTAAAAATTATGTTGTGGTAGGTCATTGCTGCGAAAGTGGGGATTTATTTACTCAAGAAAATGGAGGAGATCCGGTTTCCAGAAAAATAGAAGAGGCAGAAATCGGAGACTATATGGTCATGGAAGGCTGTGGAGCTTACTGCTCTTCAATGAGCACAAAAAATTATAATTCTTATCCAGAAGCTGAAGAATTACTTGTGAGCATGTCTGGTAAAATCATTCGAATCAGAAAAAAACAAACATTAGAGCAGATGATCCAAAATGAATTAGATATCTTTTTCTAA
- a CDS encoding O-antigen ligase family protein — protein MTLHKVFLILLQLSIISCGLSVSFSQFFLALSFIFYLFDKEKENSIITPIYISSLALFGFYILSFMYRYYQLNFEYSYLKKVSSSELKDIFLFLGFLVIQNIKEEEIPKIKRAFWILFGILVVTGFFSVFTPVRFSRLINDLIKPSTTWKFTHHYGNIFGIGIYLPIGLMNTHLTFGGLLLLFTPLSVFSFFLAAKEKLFSKKTFLYLIILCIFGFIFLLNNARSAMIGAIVSIVFGFIDLTFIKKDFPVKFFLKIFLIPLFIAAAFISAFAFSEPIQKTLLPILGEEKHTDSGRTFIWYSTLPLIKKNFLLGVGPGRYNEEIEISRKELSSKFKELLFFFEVTQRGHAHNDFLHITAVFGVFALIAFLTLSSTIFLQISKSELDTRSRIFFYGLLGFFFAGIFQCYFQDDEVVIVFWFLVGFLNRFFHKITLPKKTLPVI, from the coding sequence ATGACCCTACACAAAGTATTCTTAATCCTACTCCAGTTGTCTATCATTTCCTGTGGACTTTCTGTTTCTTTTAGCCAGTTTTTTTTGGCTTTATCGTTCATTTTTTATCTGTTTGATAAAGAAAAAGAAAATTCGATTATTACGCCGATTTATATTTCGAGCCTTGCACTTTTCGGATTCTATATTCTTTCATTTATGTACAGATACTACCAATTGAATTTTGAATATTCCTATCTAAAAAAAGTATCTTCATCGGAACTAAAAGATATTTTTCTGTTTCTTGGTTTTTTGGTAATTCAAAATATCAAAGAAGAAGAAATCCCAAAAATCAAAAGGGCGTTTTGGATTCTTTTTGGCATACTCGTAGTAACAGGATTTTTTTCCGTATTCACTCCTGTTCGATTTTCAAGGCTTATCAACGACCTGATTAAACCTTCCACTACTTGGAAATTCACTCATCACTATGGAAATATTTTTGGAATTGGAATTTACCTGCCTATAGGACTTATGAATACACACTTAACCTTTGGAGGGTTACTTTTACTTTTTACTCCTTTGTCTGTATTTTCCTTTTTTTTAGCTGCAAAAGAAAAACTCTTCTCTAAAAAAACTTTTCTTTATTTAATCATTCTTTGTATTTTTGGTTTTATTTTTTTATTAAATAATGCAAGATCGGCTATGATTGGTGCAATTGTTTCCATTGTCTTTGGATTTATTGATTTGACTTTTATTAAAAAAGATTTTCCTGTGAAGTTTTTTCTAAAGATTTTCCTCATTCCTCTTTTTATCGCAGCAGCCTTTATTAGTGCATTTGCTTTTAGTGAGCCGATTCAAAAAACTCTTCTTCCGATTCTCGGTGAAGAAAAGCACACAGACTCAGGCAGAACTTTTATATGGTATTCTACACTCCCCTTAATAAAGAAAAACTTTCTACTGGGTGTAGGCCCGGGCAGATACAACGAAGAAATTGAAATTTCAAGAAAGGAATTGTCTTCCAAGTTCAAAGAGCTTTTATTTTTCTTTGAAGTTACCCAAAGAGGACATGCGCACAACGACTTTTTACACATCACAGCCGTTTTTGGGGTGTTTGCCTTGATCGCATTTCTTACCTTGTCTTCTACAATATTTTTACAAATCAGTAAATCCGAGTTGGACACTAGGAGTAGAATATTTTTTTATGGATTATTGGGGTTTTTCTTTGCAGGAATATTCCAATGCTATTTTCAAGACGACGAGGTAGTCATCGTATTTTGGTTTTTAGTCGGATTCTTAAACCGATTTTTTCATAAAATCACTTTACCTAAAAAAACACTTCCTGTAATTTGA
- a CDS encoding N-acetylneuraminate synthase family protein — protein sequence MDIVELEKGFAETEKAIKKLAEECGNAIEIIRGGGVCDTLHFIGDTRKISTKSGYVKELPGVSRIWNVSAPYKNIARVAAGKAGEVVHRKDRIVEVKGLDGLTRRFGAGKHIFIMGPDSPQTFEQTITIGKQAKVIGEKFGILDRIIFRGGAFKPRTRPTDWRGLGWEGIKMLDQVREETGIPYVTEVMDHTMAAEVAKHADMIQIGTRNAQDFELLESVGQTMKPVILKRGFGNEAEEWFSAAEYIANQGNLDIILCERGVKTLFIKEGYCRNTPDFNVLSHAKRKTILPVIFDPSHVAGDDKIVVQNLMGCLAFNPDGSITETLHDESFRKEQMCDAAQALLMSVYEKAIEAILTYEEKVQPITKDVESFFLNRSKA from the coding sequence GTGGATATTGTAGAATTAGAAAAAGGTTTTGCCGAAACAGAAAAAGCAATTAAAAAATTAGCAGAAGAATGCGGGAACGCAATTGAAATTATTCGCGGTGGTGGAGTTTGTGACACACTCCATTTTATTGGTGATACTCGTAAAATTTCCACTAAGTCCGGGTATGTTAAAGAACTTCCCGGTGTTAGCAGGATTTGGAATGTGTCTGCCCCATATAAAAATATTGCAAGAGTTGCTGCAGGAAAAGCCGGAGAAGTCGTACACAGAAAAGACAGGATTGTTGAGGTAAAAGGCTTAGATGGGTTGACCAGAAGGTTTGGTGCAGGAAAACATATTTTCATTATGGGACCAGACTCTCCACAAACCTTTGAACAAACCATAACTATTGGTAAACAAGCAAAAGTAATCGGTGAGAAATTCGGAATCCTAGACAGAATTATTTTTCGAGGTGGTGCATTTAAACCGAGGACGAGACCAACCGATTGGAGAGGACTTGGTTGGGAAGGAATTAAAATGCTCGATCAAGTTAGAGAAGAAACAGGAATTCCTTATGTTACAGAAGTAATGGATCACACAATGGCAGCCGAAGTGGCAAAGCACGCAGACATGATTCAGATTGGAACTCGAAACGCTCAAGATTTTGAATTATTGGAATCTGTGGGTCAAACCATGAAACCGGTAATTCTAAAAAGAGGATTTGGTAACGAGGCAGAAGAATGGTTTTCAGCAGCAGAATATATCGCAAACCAAGGCAACTTGGATATTATACTTTGTGAGCGTGGAGTAAAAACTCTTTTTATAAAAGAAGGGTATTGCAGAAATACTCCTGATTTTAATGTGCTTAGCCACGCAAAAAGAAAAACGATTCTACCTGTGATCTTTGACCCTTCACACGTTGCAGGTGATGACAAAATTGTAGTACAAAATTTAATGGGATGTCTTGCGTTTAACCCAGATGGCTCTATCACAGAGACACTACACGATGAGAGTTTTAGAAAAGAGCAAATGTGCGACGCTGCCCAAGCTCTTCTGATGAGTGTTTATGAAAAAGCAATAGAAGCAATCTTAACCTACGAAGAAAAAGTTCAACCGATTACAAAAGATGTAGAAAGTTTTTTTCTTAATCGCTCAAAAGCATGA
- a CDS encoding glycosyltransferase, translated as MKILYFTDTFLPKIDGISISIKNFSEILSQRGYEFKIFCPRYGEGDFSRINDNIHIERFRCGYLPSYPDIKVVLPSPNKIRKVFKEFQPDLVHIHTPGLMGLYAVNAAEKYGVPSIGTYHTLMAEQDMYVSFYRLLKIDKLFMKISRFKKRLKIKDLIKVERFNKLNIRKKVILKLCNDLYNRCDQVISPSHLLKDQLLEYGIKRPITVISNGMDLSKFKGSIRELPQNPKLLHVGRISYEKNCDVIINAFHLIQNQIPNSTLTIIGDGPALNSLKIQAEKLGLKDKISFLGFIDHNILHEYYPKYDVFLTASTMETQGLVILEAIACGLPAIGVKSFAIPELIIDNQNGYIAEPFNVKEIAEKTIFLLSDKEKFRDFSKASIEVASDHELGKSVVKLEEIYKSVASIQDKKKRKTIMGLFT; from the coding sequence TTGAAAATACTTTACTTCACAGATACATTTCTTCCTAAGATTGATGGAATATCTATTTCGATTAAAAATTTTTCAGAGATACTTTCTCAAAGAGGGTACGAGTTCAAAATTTTTTGCCCAAGGTATGGAGAAGGCGATTTTTCCAGAATCAATGATAATATACATATAGAAAGATTTCGATGCGGATATTTACCGAGCTACCCTGATATAAAAGTAGTCCTTCCCTCTCCGAACAAAATCAGAAAAGTGTTTAAAGAATTTCAACCGGACTTAGTGCACATTCATACCCCAGGACTTATGGGGTTATACGCCGTAAACGCTGCCGAAAAATATGGAGTTCCCTCAATTGGCACATACCATACTTTAATGGCAGAGCAAGATATGTATGTTTCTTTTTATAGACTATTGAAAATAGACAAACTCTTTATGAAGATCAGTCGATTTAAGAAAAGGTTAAAAATAAAAGATTTAATTAAAGTAGAAAGATTTAATAAACTAAACATTCGTAAAAAAGTAATATTAAAACTATGCAACGATCTATACAATAGGTGCGATCAAGTTATTTCTCCTTCTCATTTATTAAAAGACCAACTTCTTGAGTACGGAATAAAAAGACCGATTACAGTTATTTCTAATGGGATGGATTTGTCTAAGTTCAAGGGTAGTATTCGTGAGCTCCCTCAAAATCCAAAACTACTTCATGTAGGCAGAATTTCTTATGAAAAAAATTGTGATGTAATTATAAATGCCTTTCACTTGATTCAAAACCAAATTCCAAACTCTACGCTTACTATTATAGGAGATGGACCTGCTCTAAATTCTTTAAAAATTCAAGCCGAGAAATTAGGTTTAAAAGATAAAATTTCTTTTCTTGGGTTTATCGACCACAATATACTGCACGAATACTATCCGAAATACGACGTATTTTTAACTGCTTCAACTATGGAGACTCAAGGATTAGTTATTCTTGAGGCAATAGCTTGCGGACTTCCTGCGATTGGGGTGAAATCGTTTGCAATACCTGAGCTAATTATAGACAATCAAAATGGTTATATTGCAGAGCCATTCAATGTAAAAGAAATTGCAGAGAAAACTATTTTTTTATTAAGCGACAAAGAAAAGTTTAGAGACTTCTCTAAGGCATCTATAGAGGTTGCCTCCGATCACGAATTGGGAAAATCTGTTGTTAAATTGGAAGAGATTTATAAAAGTGTTGCGTCCATACAAGACAAGAAAAAAAGAAAAACTATTATGGGGTTATTTACTTAA
- a CDS encoding DUF2905 domain-containing protein — MPVDGLGKNLIVLGVLIFLIGVFFSYGNKIPYLGKLPGDINIKKEGFSFYFPLTTSIVLSIAISVILWLFSKRSP, encoded by the coding sequence ATGCCAGTGGATGGATTAGGAAAAAACTTGATTGTTCTCGGAGTACTGATTTTTTTAATCGGGGTATTCTTCAGTTATGGGAATAAAATTCCCTACCTTGGAAAATTACCTGGAGATATAAATATCAAAAAAGAAGGCTTTAGTTTTTATTTCCCTCTCACTACCTCAATTGTTTTATCAATTGCAATATCGGTCATACTCTGGTTATTTTCAAAACGGAGCCCATAG
- a CDS encoding (2Fe-2S) ferredoxin domain-containing protein: MNIIYSKHVFVCDNVREDNSRPSCGKQGGQEVLKYLKENLEKSNTDNKVRIQRAGCLDLCEQGPVQVCYPAGDWFSIKTEEDAKLFVQEYVLNNDISKVDHLRIVKIIHLD, encoded by the coding sequence ATGAATATAATTTACAGTAAGCATGTTTTTGTTTGTGATAATGTTAGAGAAGATAATTCCAGACCCTCCTGCGGTAAACAAGGCGGACAAGAAGTTTTAAAATACTTAAAAGAAAATTTAGAAAAATCAAATACAGACAACAAAGTTAGAATTCAAAGAGCTGGCTGTCTCGATTTGTGTGAGCAAGGTCCGGTACAAGTTTGCTATCCTGCGGGTGATTGGTTTTCTATCAAAACTGAAGAAGACGCGAAACTGTTTGTTCAAGAATATGTACTAAACAACGATATTTCGAAAGTTGACCATCTTAGAATTGTAAAAATAATTCATTTAGATTAA